The genomic segment CCCTGTGGAACCTGAGGAGCAACGAAACTGGTCTGTTGGGTATGTATGATGTTTAGTACAGTGTAAAGACTTCCCCTGCCagctttctctttgttttttcattctttttttgtttatttggtgaAATAATATGGTCACACGATTTGAATACAAgacttaatttttttctttttaggcaATGTAGTTAATATCCAAACTGGCCAGTGGGTTGGCAAGCAGAGTGGTCTTGGAGCTGGTATGGACTCCTTCTATGAGTACTTGTTTAAGTCGTACATCCTCTTTGGAGAAAAAGAGGACTATCGGATGTTTACAGCTGCTTATGAAAGCATCCAGAATCACATGAGACGAGGGTGAGTTCAGCACTAAAGAAATGTGACACAGCAGCATTGCACAGCTTCACTGGGTTGcaaatgaaatgtgaaatgaaTCACAGCTACGTCAATCAGTCACTGTCGGATTAAACAAGCAAAGAGGAAATAAAACTGCTGatggtttttagttttagtttcttACTAAAGGATACTtcaggaaggaaggaaaactAGATTCTGAAACCTAAAGCTGTCATGAGACTTAACAGAGATACACATCAGCCCTTTATTCCTCATCAGTAAACACCGATAAACACCTCTTAAGGAtctgaagttgtgtttttgtctttatgaTTAAAATCTCTTTGCAGCGTATATCTAACAATttcactgtgattttatttagaGGCATAGGGAGTAGTATTACAtattatttctgtgttttttttttttgtttttttttccaggagaGAGTCATGCAATGAAGGAGAAGGTGACCCACCTCTCTATGTTAATGTGAACATGTTCAGTGGTGAGATAATGAACACCTGGATTGACTCACTTCAGGCGTTCTTTCCTGGCCTTCAGGTGAGGATTATAGTGGAAGCTGTGAGTAGAACCTGACCGAGATATCGGCCTGTATTGTCTGTTTCCTGATCTCTATGCATTGGCGTTTAAAACAGTTcttaaatgaaaattaaaaaatgttttaaaaaaaggtctTTAACCATGTTATGAGTATTGATGTTGCAtggtttgtccaccagagggcactttGCAACCTGCCTGCCAACTAATCCTCTCTGAGTCAGTAATAACaagattattttaaactgcattgtcatgttatattaataaaGACTCACAAATAACTACACATAGCACATGTTAGGGAAATTCAGTCTTCTTCTCGTCTTCTTCTCTAGATTTGTCTAGAAATTTCTCTAGAAGTCTAGaatctttgttttgtgtgtctaaaagacaaaaattatCAGCTTATATATCTAATGTTTTAAATTCCCCAAATATTGATAACAATCTAAAAAATAGTGTACTGTAAACAGACTCATGTATACATTGTTTTGTTCATCTAAATTAAAGCTCTACTTTTGCCTCATAGGTGCTGAATGGTGATGTAGATGATGCCATTTGCCTGCATGCCTTCTACTATGCCATCTGGAAGCGCTTTGGAGCTCTGCCAGAGAGATACAACTGGCAGCTGCAGGCTCCTGATGTGCTTTTCTACCCTTTAAGACCAGAACTAGTCGAATCTACTTACCTGCTGTACCAGGTAACAATCATGGTCTTTGTTGTGCAGCGTTTGGTGCTGCTGTCAGTGACTGTTATCTCTCATACAAGTCTTCTTTTTTAACTTCTGCAGGCAACCAAAAATCCTTTCTATCTGCATGTTGGAATGGATATTCTACAGAGCCTTGAGAAAAATGCCAAAGTCAGGTGAGATTAGGTTTAAAGTTGTAGATGCTTTTGtccaagaaataaaaaaaataaaaaaatacactgtttaCTCTTTTTGAGCTTGTTAAAGCTcttctgtgtttgcttttggctGAGCTGAGTTGTGTTCTTTGCAGATGTGGGTATGCAACTCTCCATCATGTTGTGGATAAATCCAAAGAGGATCGCATGGAGAGCTTTTTCCTCAGCGAGACATGCAAATATCTTTATCTGGTAAGTTGCAGCTTGACCATTCAGAGAGAAAGCTATGTCTTATATGGCTATAAAATTATATGACCGCAGTGTATAGTCGAGATAGAACTTTATCCAAGTTATTGCAAGAGATCAAATATCATCTTCTACAAATTGCGACATCAACCACTGGTTTGAGAACTCTTGCTTTGAACCCTCGAGTTTCTTATTTTGACCATTATTATCTTAGGACGTGTGTGgtacttttggctgctcccttatttcccTAGAGGGCACTACACAGGGTGGAtccgcatgtttgatttggcacaggTTTAATaccggatgcccttcctgatgcagCCCTCCCATTTTTCCCGGCTTTGGACTGGCAGTGGGAGTACACTACCAGTGGCTTTAGATTTCTGCACTGAATCCACACCATAGGTACATCATAGCTGCAAATCCCTCTTAAACCCTGTAACGTGACCTAATGTGCACATACCTGGAAATGTAGCTTACATGTCATGTTGACACATTGTGCAAGTATTGCGATTGACTTTTTCAATACAGTCGATTCCTTCATAGAGTTTCAACTACTGTTTTACCACAGTTGAATTTATCATTGAGAGAATAATAACAATCGCCTCAATatataaatacttaaaaatgtCAGCAAATTCCTGGAGGGACATTGCTGAACCTATTGGGAATGTACAGATAAGTGGAAAAACATCAGGGGCAAGTATGTTTGCACCcgaaaagacacacacaaaaaaccaaaaacccacTGACCACAACAAAGAGTAAGGACGCAGAAGGGAAAAAGTCGCAGGATTTTACTTGTCTCTGTTGTGGCTGGCAGTGCATATAAAACTCCAGGAGACAACCACAAGGTCATTAATGTATAACACACACGCAATCATGAATGCTGGCAACAGCGTCAGCCACTTGGGTAGTTTATGTCACAGACTCTTCAAAATGTAACGCACAAGTCTAAATCACCTGTAGCTTGTGGCCCCCTGAGGCTGTGTGCGTATGCTCTCCTGATCCTAAGGTGTACTGCCTGCCTGCCCTGGCCTGCTATCATATTCCACTTAATGATCAGTTTGTCTCAGCATTTCAAATCCTCTTTGTCAAACTTTCCTGCTTTCACATACCATGACCacatgcagtgatttattgtcCTCTTACGTGGCtaaaagatttattttctaAGCCAGTGTACTCATAGTGCTGTTCCAAGCCTGGATGAATGGGGAGGGTTGTGTGGGGAACAGCATTttagacaaagttagagaggcaagggtGAGATGGTCTGGACATGTGGAGAGGAGGAATAGTGGATATGTAGGATAAgggatgttgaatatggagccGCCAAGCAAAAGAGAAGgatcacagagaagattcatgtaTGTAGTGAAGGAGCATCTGAAGAGGGTTAGTGGGACAAAGGATTAATTATACTGGGCATAGGGTGAGAtcgaggcagatgatctgctgtgatgACTCATAAGTGGAGAAGCTACGGTAAAAGAATAAGATAAGGCATCTAAGAGTACAATGTGTAATTTGCCTGATTAAACCACAAATTAAATCTGCCTTCTCAGATATAGAGCAATGTCTTTAATGGAAATGATAACATGATATGACAGCAATAGACAGTCAATGTATGTCTTTATCATTTGTCTTAAAAAGGTTATTTTAGCTCCATTTGCCCTCtcttttgattggctgctcCTTGTAAGCAGAAGGCTTGAAATACTATCATTGTACTTACAAGAACTGGAGTATAGACTAGAGTATAAACTCCTCTGTGAGCCACATCTTTTTGTGatacaaagaaaattaaaatgctCCAGATGGCCCCAAGAACAAAAATGTCACTGACGTCCAGTTCACTGACTTGAATTAGCTGAGATGTGGACTTGCAGGCagctgggacccacatgctgcCCAAAACGACCATGCCCAGTTACAAAGCATcatctttgttatgctgtttaAACGGGTAAGTACTGAATGGACATATTAACTGTGGGGACCAAAACCACTGAGGTTTCCATGAGGCACGAGCCAGGTGTTAGTAGAGTAGAATTCAGGCTCACTGATGTCCTACCTGTCTTCatactgtgtaaataaaatccTCTCCTATGCGTTGCAGCTGTTTGATGAAGACAACCCACTTCACAAATCCGATAACAAGTACATCTTCACAACCGAGGGTCATGTTGTGCCTATAGACAAACGCTTCAGGGAGAAACAATGGAATGACGACTTTCCATGTGAGGAGGGAGCACTGGCAGAAAGCGAGCCAGTCGACCAGCCTGCTCCAAGAAACATCAGCAATGTAAGGCCATCTTCCTGTTGAATCTAGGTCACTGTTCTCACATTACAAATATTTCAAtagtaattgttttcttttttaaactctcTGCAGTGTAACAGGATCCCAGAGGAGCGACGGTACACTCTCCCATTAAAGAGCGTCTACATGAGGCAAATAGATCACATGGTTGGACTTTTTTGAGTGATGGGATGGATGTAATGACATTGGCAGGAGCAGGCCTTCATTGCACAGATGAACTGACCACTTGTTGGTTAAAATCCTCTTCCTGTCTGTTCTGCTGCTTGGGAAACTCACACTAAAGTAATCCTGAGAAAGCAATTTGATTAAATTAAGTTTgagcttttttctgttttggtgGATGAAAATGTTGCCAGACTTTTTCTGTGGGAAGATGAGGATTCATCCTTCGTTGCATTTTGGCAGGCAAATCATTGCGAAAGTGGTGAATAACTGTTGTGTTcttatggaacaaaaaaaatgtctgttcaggtatgaatgtgtgtgattaTGTTTGTGTATGCACATTTGAATTCTCAGCTGAGCTGGGAATCATAATGCTGTGTTAATGGGAACAGTGCCATCTAGCCACACATAAAAATGCATAGCCTATAAAAACACTCAACAAAAAGTCTCTCTAAACATGATGATTTGGTGCCTCCGTGCAGGTGATTCACACTAGATCAGTGCTTCTACATAAGGGCTGTATATTAACAGATGATAATAACAGGTACGAACTGTCAAATCCACAGGCTGCGTTAGATCGTGCTCATAGGAATGTTGTTCTTTTTGTACACCTGAGGCTGGTTTGCAAAAGAGTCGAAACTATTGCcactatgaatattttttttcttaaaccgCACTAGCCATATTGCAAGGATTTTAAACTGTCTTCTGTCTTGTGTTTTGCACATCACATCAAACCTCAGTATCCAGGGAGTTACAGACAACATAAAGGTAAACTGCCTCCTGCGTGTTAGCTGTTAATTAATTTCTGATTAGTATTGAGCTAAACATTGATCTCTCAGGCTTCTAGCTACTCAATGTCTTACAAAGAACAGAGCTGTGCCACAACTGTATAAGCGGGAGATTAATGACGACTCTTTAAAGTGCCTTCAATTTGTCTTCGTTTCTCTGGATGCTGTGAAGTGCATATGATAATTTTGTGAATAACATGGCTGGAAAAAAAGGCCACTGTTATGTTTTGCAAAAAGAGTCATTCCATGTGTATGTACAGTTTTACACTGATTATAACATGAAGCTCTTTTTTTAGATGTAAAAAAACAAGCcataaaatgtattgtttttttcccaaTGATAGTTAATTTTCAAGAAGTGCAAATTGATTTTTCATCAGTTTTCTGTCAGACACGGTCAGTATACAGACTTTCCTGCAATTCAATTTGTGTTATCAGGATGATTACCACGTGGTGAGAACTCAGggtttaaaataaacacataatCAATGAATGCTTTcataagaaataaaactttttgaAACATTGCCTACAATATCTCGAGATGGTGCTAGTTTTCTTGCAAATGTTACAAATTGCTTGTCACAGAGTGGCTACACTGAAGTACAGTTGTACTGTGAAAACTGATTTTCTtccacaaatataaacagaggatgttggtttttttttttaaattaactgtGATGTTTTATTCGTGTACAGattttttcttccacttttgCCAAACATCCTGACTGTATATTGACTGTAGTGAGTGCATTACACAATTACATCAcattataaatgttttatttgtaggAGATGGATATTCATGTTCTTTGATAATGTGCTGCACTATATCAGTGATATTTAAGTTCTCTAAAGGAAATTACCCCAATCACTTCAAAGTAATAGTTGTAGGaaatatacacatttttcttccaAGGAGTTAAATGAAATGATTGATACCACCTAATAGTCTGGACAGCACTGAATGCTATGTCACAAACTTGTTGCTCAGAACTATCAATTGTGGAGCTTTTGCATGTTTATTCAGAGAGTTTGGAAATATGCCTTTTATTAAATCATCTAAAAATTAGCTTGAGAGAACATTCATAAATTTGCTAAAAGAGGCCACTGTACTGTTTCTTTGAGCAATTATCCTAAGTTTGCAGAGGGAAAATGTTTCCTTTGCTCTGTCCAAGGAGAAAAAATTACATTCTCAAGTACACTGAAGCTTCCTGCTCAGCACATAATTTgtttaatcaaaatgaaaacagtctGTTTAGTCCGTTTGTGGCTCTGACACATTAAAGGGGATCTATTAGTCTCATTTCCAGCtccttatttttattaattaactcTAATAGagttattttgcatttttcacagtttaaaacaatatttatcAAATGGCTTTGGTTCAGGCCCTCAGTTCCTTTCTGAAACAAGCTCTTTTAGCTCCCTTCTCCCGTTCTTTAAGCTAACTTTCTCCTGATTGGTTGCCCCTTTGGGCAGAAGAGATGATCACTGTCATCAAACAGGATCAAGATGAtgatactttttttctttttgcctctgTAAACGCTTGAGAATCGAGGAAAAAGGAATCTTCCCATTGAACTTCTTTTGTGATTTCCTTCCTCTTTGGAGCTAAAAAGGGCCACCCAAACACATGAGATATCAATGGAAACCCCCAGATGTCCTCTTTTGAGTACATCAGGACTTAGTAGGGTCAAAAGATatagaccaaaaacaaatgtccacagaggacataaatgaacaggctggttctcaggaggataAACCATCACAGTGGGTTTTAAGTCATACAATCTtaatgtgattgaagtgcagaaccttcagctttaatttaatgGGTTTTGCAACGTATAGTATTAACTACTTTGCAACGAAAACAGTTTTTATTGCTACAAGGATGATTTtaagtaactttttttttcaggctCAAACCCATGGAGTTCTTCAGCTTGTTTGCTGGACTTTCTACCTTCAGTTTGGCCTTCGGTAACTGAAAAACATGCTGCATTTGGTTGAGATCTTGTGACTGATTTCATTTGTTTGCATTGGGAAATTCTTGTCTTGCTTCTgcagtatgttttgggtcaGTACCTATTTTCACTGTGAAGCACTGTCTGATCTCGATTCCACTGGCAGACATGCACGTACCATAGTATTGCCTCCACCGTGTTTGACTCATCATGTGGTGGGCTTCAAATTATGACCTTTTGTCTGTGCAGGCTCTGTAAGAGGTTTTCTGGCAACATCTAatcttgtctttctgtttttgagTTCTCGAGCAGAGGTGATGGCTGAaatttttggacttttaattgTTTTCTAATACATTTTAGATCTCTTTTCTGCTGATGAAGATAGTGagacatttattttgtattttcggCCTAATAATGACCTTCTTGACTTACATTGTTTTGAGATTTCCActgaaaatatatgaaatgCAAGTTCAACCCCTGGACTCAAGTTCAGGTCTCTCTGCTTAATTTGACAAAGCAACAAGCTTCATTTGGACATGGAGTTGTCAGTCAGTTATTCTATTTTGAGATTCTGAAAATCTACgtataaaaaaatgtaactgcTGAATagttactgtatttttttttttttaaataaaacccctttaaaatatttgtttaaaaatccaAGTCTTGTGTTATACATTCGTCTTGAGTCTCTACAGGGAGGCAAAGAATCTTCAACGCAGAGCTGTTCTTTGAACGTTTATGAAAAACTAAAGGCAGTCACTTGTAAAAATGCCACGTTTCAGTGATTTAAGGGAAatattcagtgaaaataataaatgtgaGATCCTAAACACAACACTACAGAGTTGCTTTTAATTTGTGAAAGACTGAGAAGTACTGAGTTTTCTACAGAAGCTTTAATAACTTTGATCAAGGAATACAATTAGTGGTTTCTGTACAGAATTGTTGGCTCAAAGGCCCAGAGTTTTAATTAACTTAAACAAATCTTTGACAAATCTATCCCTCGACTTTGTTACATATCAACATGGTGTCGCCATACTTAATTAACTGTCCAATAGAAATCTGCTTAAGTATATACACTGGCCATTTTCAACTATTGTAAAGAGTTAGATTTCCTAACACTTTCATGAAAAGTTCAATTTGTGACATGCTCGAGTTATGTTACAAACTGCTGTATTGTGTTTGTACATAAAAGCCGTTTCTAGTGAAAGGTTCTGTTAAAATATCTAACAGAGGCTGAAGtgcatatgcaggtggttaggTCATCTTCTTTGCCCTTTTGGCCGTACACTGATCACTTACCGTAACACAGAGACAATGCATTAGCTGGAAATGTTTTCACATTACAtgagaaaaaaatcactgtTTGCTGACAGAAGCTCCTGATGTTTTAACTACACACTGCATGCCCCCCCAAAGACCAGTTCAAGAGACTTGAGAGAAAAGTTAGATGAACTAAAATTCAACTCATCTGAAATCTGCACAGAAGTTTCTGAATTTGGAGCTATCTGAAAAGAAGTCCTTGGTCAAAGCTAGAACTTAATTTTGAACACAAgaaatagatttttattttttgcattcgCTGATTTGAGGATGGCTGCTTGCAGGGGCAGTTTTCATCTTCAGGCCTCAGTTTGAATTGAGAAAAGGATCTGTGAAATGTGATAGGGCTGCACCAGCAccctgtaaaaaaataaaaataaacaggagTGAACCATAGTGACGGATGACAACAGTTCATCTTAATtatctttaaaataatttttctaCTTTGCTCACCTTCATCTGGTTTTCTGCGTGTTTTTTTAGAAGAGACCGCAATCCTTCAGGTTTTCTTTGATGATGATGTCGGTTACGGCATCGAACACAAACTTGACGTTCTCTGTGTCGGTAGCGCACGTCATGTGAGAGTAGATTTCTTTGACGTCTCTGCGGAGGTTCAGGTCCAAGAACTGCATTTTGATATAGTTACCAGCATCCTCATAGGTATTGGGGCCTGGGCGAGAAAGTGTAATTATaaagttttgcttttatttagcTTGCCACTATCTTAAATATGTATTTGAAATGATTATCTCACCATCATATTCAGGGAAACACATGCTGAGATGTGCTTTCTTGATCTTCTCAACGAACACATCTTTCTTGTTGAGGAAGAGTACGATGGAGGTGGTGGCGAAGTAGCGGTGGTTGCAGATACTGTTAAATAAGTGCAGACTCTCGTGCATGCGAttctgggagaaaaaaaatcacagtgaagAGACTTTCCAAAAATATGGACCCTAATAAAAGAATATCAAGTATATAGTTTAACTTGTCATACCACTTCATCATCCTCCACCAGGACCATGTCATAGGCGCTCAGAGCGGCAATGAAGATGATACAGGTCACGCCTTCGAAACAATGGATCCACTTCTTcctctctgacctctgaccacCCACATCAAACATTCTGCACGGGAAGAGGAGCATGTTGCCTTGTTTGCCACCGTGCACACAGGAAGCCCAGCGGCTGATTTGTTTGTCTTATTCTCTTGATAAACATTGCTCCGGCTCACCTGAAATTGAGATCTTTGAAAGAAAACTGAGTTTCGATGATACCAGTGGTCTTCACTCTTGATCGCAGCACATCCTGCTCAGTGGGCACGTAGCCTGGTTGGATCAGTCGCTCCAAGTCATTCAGATAGCTGCCGGGGGGAGCAAAAGGGAATCAATCAATGACACATCCTGATACAAGAGATTAGAATAATGTGGCAATGTTAAACCTGAGTAAATGTGATTTCTTACTATCCAGCAGAGTCGTTGAGTTGGTACTCTGAAGCTCTGTCAAAGCATGCCTGTATGCCAGAATCTTTCCACAGACGCAGAATGATATCTGACATTTCTTTAGGCATGGTGCCTTCCTCAATGGTGTCTGCAAGATGCATGAGTTTCCTGGCATCATCCTGCACGGAGGCATGCGTGTGTTTAGTGAGCTATCAGCAACATGAAATCTGTTTAGCTTCGTATGTATGTGGAAATGAGTGTCAGCAGTGGTTACCTGCTGATCAGAGTGCCCGTAGTTGATATTGAGCGTGTTCATGGCCTTCACAATGGCCATGATGGACTGCAGGGTGTTGCTGTAGATGATGGTAATAAACTCCAAGCATTCTTCAAGCGAGTAACCATCTTTGTGGATAATTCTGGTGAGAAAAATgtagcattaaaaaaatgcaatctACAATGAAGTCTAAAAGAAGGTCAGCACTGCTCAGATGCAAAGTCAGCTTACTTCATCTGTTTGACAATAGTGCTTTTGCCTGATTCTCCAGCACCTGTATGGAAGAAGAACAAGAATTGAATTGTTTAAATGACATGTTTATAAAAATGCTTTAATCATGTTTAAGGATCTAGGGAAAGATAAGTGTTTAATTTTGACCTTATTTTTGtgctaattttgtgtttttgtgttaattACAGAAGACCTTATGGTTTTTAT from the Oreochromis aureus strain Israel breed Guangdong linkage group 5, ZZ_aureus, whole genome shotgun sequence genome contains:
- the gnat1 gene encoding guanine nucleotide-binding protein G(t) subunit alpha-1, which codes for MGAGASAEEKRSRELEKKLKEDADKDARTVKLLLLGAGESGKSTIVKQMKIIHKDGYSLEECLEFITIIYSNTLQSIMAIVKAMNTLNINYGHSDQQDDARKLMHLADTIEEGTMPKEMSDIILRLWKDSGIQACFDRASEYQLNDSAGYYLNDLERLIQPGYVPTEQDVLRSRVKTTGIIETQFSFKDLNFRMFDVGGQRSERKKWIHCFEGVTCIIFIAALSAYDMVLVEDDEVNRMHESLHLFNSICNHRYFATTSIVLFLNKKDVFVEKIKKAHLSMCFPEYDGPNTYEDAGNYIKMQFLDLNLRRDVKEIYSHMTCATDTENVKFVFDAVTDIIIKENLKDCGLF